TTGATTATGATTCCAAAGTATTAATTAAAAGTAATGTTAGAGCCGTTAGGATTAACGTCTCTAACTAATTCAAGAAATAAAAATGAGGAGAGGTAATTTACCTAACCTAGCTTTAAGGCTCAAGCACCCATTGATGCCATTTTCGACCCACATCAGAGAATAGTACTAATAACGCAGGAACGACAAGCCACATTTGTATTGCAATTAACCAATAAGGTGTCATTTCTAGACTCTGTACTAGCGCAACCACCAGCCCAGAACCACTCATCTGAAATAAACCCAATAACGCGGCAGCGGTACCTGCTTTATCGCCAAAAGGAGCGAGTGCTTTACCAGCAGCAGCACCGAGAATCCAAGCAAACCCAAGTGATGAAATAAAAATGGGCAACATAAAACGCCAAGCAGTTTGCTCTGTGGACAAAACAACCATGACAGTTCCCGCAATGCCGAGCAGAAAAATACCCGCAATAATTGAGCGATGAGTTCCTAATTTATCCATAACCTTTGGTGCAGTTAAACACGCGATAATATTAATCGCAGCATTTACACCAAACCAAAAGGTAAATTGATCCATAGACAGCCCGAGACGCTGCATTAGAACCAATGGAGCAGAAGTGACGTACGCCAAAATAACTCCCATCGACAACATACACAAGCCCGCATGAAATAAAAATGACGGATTTTTTACAACATCCCAATAACGACTCACTTGAAAAGTGGGAGTTTGGGATTGATTTGGATTGGTTTCCTTCATACTAAACCAAAGTAAAGTACCGCAAACCACAGCGAATACCACCATAAATGAGAAGTTTGCCCGCCACGAGTAATGCTGGGTTAACCAACTCCCTAGAATAGGCGCTAAGGCCGGGATAAAGCAGATAGCTCCATTAAGATAACTGATCATTTTGCCACTTTTCTCTGGACCAAAGAGGTCGCGTACACACGCAAAAGCAGCCACTGATGTCGCACAGGCTCCTAAGCCTTGCATTAATCGTCCCATCAACATCCACTCAATGCTCTCTGCTTGCCAACAAAGAAATGCACTCACTGCGTAAATGGTGATACCCACTAATGCGACGGTTCTACGTCCATACTTATCAGCTAATGGACCAGCAAATAGTTGTCCTAGCCCCATAGCAAACAAAAAACCCGTAATCGTGAGTTTAGCTAGCTCATGTTCCACGTGAAACGTGGTAGCAATCATTGGTAAAGCTGGCAAATAGATATCAATCGCTAAAGGACTAAATAGAACTAACAGCGTCAAAAGCACCATTTGGAAGCGTGATGGAGAAGCAGAAACCATCAATAAAACTCCTTGTTGAACCAGAATAAAAAGAAATGCTGGCGCATCATAGAGCAATGGTGTTATGAATAACAATGATATGTAATCATTGTTATTATTCCAGTTTGGAAAATCATATGAAGGTAGAAAAACTCGCCCGTCTCGACCTAAATTTGTTGGTCTGCCTTAAGGTTCTTACAGAAGAACTTAACGTGACTCGGGCAGCCAATCGGCTTTTTCTCAGTCAATCAGCTGTCAGTAAGTCACTCGCAAAGTTACGAGAGCAGTTTGATGACCCTTTGTTTATTCGCACTTCTCATGGGCTAAAAGCAACACCAAAAACACTATTCCTTAAGCCAAAACTTGATGCACTCATTCATCAGTTGGACCTTATATCTCAGCCGATAGAGTTCAGCCCAACCCATAGTGAATACCATTTCCAAATTGCTGCAGTTGAGAGCATCTATCCTCTATTGCTTCCCCATTTTTTGCCAACACTGTTTCAATTGGGTCCTCAATTAAATATCAGCACGCATGCTTGGAATAATGACACGCTTAAAAAATTGCAATTAGGTGAGTTAGACTTAGGTATTGTCGGTCGTGATGTCGACATTAGTGATTCACGTATTACTATGCCATTACCCTTAGACATCGCGAGTGAAGAAATATACCGCGATCACCAAATGTGCTTGATAAGACAGGACCATCCGGCACTAAAACAAGACTGGAACTTAGAAAGCTATCTAGATTTACGTCACGTTCAAGTACGTTACGATGGTAACGATCGCTGGTTACTTGATTACCGGCTCGCCGACATTGGGCGCGAACGCGACATTGCCATAACCGTTCCCGATCATAATAGTGCAGCAACGCTATGTACTTACACAGATTTTGTTTTTACTGCGCCAAGTCACTTTGCTCATGAAATGGTAAAACAGAAAAACTTGGTCGCACTTCCCCTGCCACTAGCATTTCCCCCAATGGCCTATACCCTACTTTGGAGTCAAGAACGTAATAGCGATCAAGCATTAACTTGGTTACGGAAACTGATTAAGTCTAAAACCGCACATTTACAGTAGTCGTCAGGTTGCTGATTGCGCCCTAAAGGCAAAAAGAGTAGCTTAGACTTTCACGTCCAAAATCACATAAGATCATAGTCAAATAAAAGGACTGTTGTTAAAGGATATTACAGATGCAACCATTTACATCTCAACGTGTCGAAGCTCTGCGCAGCTGGATAGCACAACATCAACTTGATGCCATAATTATTCCTCATGAAGATGAATATCTAGGTGAATATGTTCCTGAGCATAACGAACGTTTGCATTGGTTAACCGGCTTTACTGGTTCTGCTGGTGCCGCAGTAGTGAGTCAGGATAAAGCAGCTATTTTCGTTGATGGTCGCTACACCGTACAAGTACGTAAACAAGTGCCTGCAGAAATCTTCGAGTATCGCCATCTTGTCGAACAACCTTATCTAGACTGGCTAATCGAACAACTACCAGCCGGCAGTAAAGTTGGCTTTGACCCAAGAATGCACCGAGCTAACTGGCTAACAGCCACCCAAGCTAAACTGGCTGGTGACATTGAACTCGTTGCAGTTGATACTAACCCAGTCGATGAACTTTGGCATGATCGACCTGCAGCGGTTGTCTCTCCTATGCGCTTAATGGGCAATGAACTAGTTGGTGAAAGCAGCTTAGCTAAACGCCAAAAAATCGCGAAAATCCTTCAAACCAAGAAAGCCGATAGCGTTATCTTGACTGAATTAGACTCTATTTGCTGGTTACTGAACATTCGCGGTCTCGATGTTTCTCGCCTACCAGTGCTACTTTCACACGCTATTTTGCACAACACTGGTGACGTGGATTTCTTCCTCGATCCTGCTCGTTTAGCAGAAGGCTTTTTTGCTCACGCAGGCGAAGGAGTTCGCGTACATCACCCAGACGAATTAGCGCAACAACTTAACGCACTAGCAGGTAAACGCGTTATCGTTGACCCAACCACCAGTAATGCATGGTTTACTCTTAACTTACAAAATGTAGGTGCAGAGTTAATTGCAGACTCCGACCCATGCCTGACACCTAAAGCAGCAAAAAATGCCACGGAAGTTTCGGGCATGAAAGCATGTCATGTGCGTGATGGAGCAGCAATGGTGAATTTCCTTGCTTGGTTAGATGCTCAAGTAGCAGCGGGAACCGAACTTAACGAAGCGCTAGTCTCCGATCGCCTACAAGCATTTCGCGAGGAAGACCCAACCCTAGCAGATTTAAGCTTTGATACTATTTCGGCAGCTGTAAGTAATGCTGCGATGTGTCACTACAATCACATGAATCAACCGGAACCTGGTAAGTTAGAGCTTAATTCACTCTACCTCGTCGATTCCGGTGGCCAATACATTGATGGTACAACCGACATTACTCGTACAGTTGCTATTGGTGAAGTTAGCCAAGAAATGAAACAGCAATACACCTTAGTTCTTAAAGGTCATATTGCGCTGGCTAAAGCACGTTTTCCGAAAGGAACCTGTGGCCACCATTTAGATATTCTTGCTCGCCAACACCTTTGGGCTAATGGGTATGATTATGATCATGGAACTGGCCACGGTGTAGGTCATTTCTTAAGTGTTCATGAAGGACCACAACGTATTGGTAAAGCGGTAAATAACTTCCCGCTTCAACCTGGTATGGTGCTATCCAACGAACCTGGCTATTACCGTGCCGATGGCTTTGGTATTCGCATCGAAAACCTAGAGCTTGTCGTTGATGTTGAAACTCAGGGTGATTTTGATGTTCTCGGCTTTGAGGCATTAACTCGTTGCCCAATCGATAAACGAGCTATCGATACTAACTTATTAACTAAACCAGAACTTGCATGGTTGAACCACTATCACCAACAAGTTTGGGATGATGTGAGTCCCCTTGTAAGTCAAGAAACACAAGCTTGGTTACGTGAAGCTACAGCCCCTCTCCATCACATTTAATCAACAAAATACATAAAACCCAAGCCCCTCATAACTTAGAGTTCTGAGGGGTTTTTTATTCTCTTTTGTAATAAAAATCACACAGATAAGAACTCAAAGTAAAATAAAAACAAAACCAATCCCATCTATATGTTTTAAAACACCTTTATCACAAAACAAGCACCAGAAAGAAACATTTCACCCCAAAATATATTTGAGATCTAAACATTATAGGTATAAGGTTATATTTAATTAATCGTTCAATAAAAATTAACAAAAGGTGTGAATATGCCAAAGGTAGGGATGCCAGACATACGTAAACCTCAACTTGTTAAGGCGACAATGACTGTCATCGAGCGTGTAGGCCTGCATGCGGCAAGCATTGCTCTTATCAGTGAAGAAGCTGGTGTGTCGTCTGGTATTATCAACCACTACTTCGGTGGCAAGCACGGCCTGCTTGAAGAAACGATGCGCTCGATCTTGCGAGAGCACGGAGCCACGGTCAGCAAAGCTTTAGCTGATTTGCCTAAAACAGCACATAAACAGCGCATATTGGCGATTGTTAAAGCAAATTTTGATAACTACCAAACCCAAGGATGTGTCATAAAAACGTGGCTGGCGTTCTGGTCCCACTCAATGCATGACAAACAACTAATGCGTTTACAACGAGTAAACGAAATGCGTTTGTTATCCCACCTATTAATTGAACTCAAAGCAATATTTTGCGAATCACACGCACAAAACGTAGCTCATGCTATTGCTGCATTGATTGATGGAATGTGGCTTCGTGCGGCATTAAGCCCTGAGGGGTTATCACACAATCACATCGAATCCATTATTGAAAACTACGTCGAAACACAACTTCTCGCTCAACAAACTCAGTATTAAGCAAAAGGCTTTTTATGGAAATTGCATCTCTTTATATTCATGGTCAGGCTTGCAAAGCCTCATCTGGTGAAACGTTTACCACTTACAATCCTGCAACTGGCAAGGTTTTAGCTGTTTTAGGGCAAGCAAGCGAACAAGATGTTCAAAACGCTATCAATTCAGCTCATCAAGGCTTCAAAGTTTGGTCTGCAATGACAGCAACTGAACGCAGTCGAATTTTGTTGAAAGCAGTAGCGCTCCTGCGAGAGCGAAACGATGAGTTGGCAGCTCTTGAGGTTCAAGATACAGGTAAGCCATTACAAGAAGCCATCTGTGTCGATATTGCAACTGGCGCGGATGTGATTGAATATTTTGCAGGGCTAGCACCCGCTCAAGAAGGCAGCCAGCAACCTCTCTCAGACAGCCAATTTTATTACACCCGCAAAGAACCGTTGGGTATTTGTGCTGGTATTGGTGCCTGGAACTATCCTATTCAAATCGCCATGTGGAAATCTGCGCCTGCACTTGCGGCAGGCAATGCCATGATCTTTAAGCCTTCAGAAGAAACACCTCTTACGGCACTAAAGCTGGCAGAAATCTTCACTGAAGCCGGCGTACCTGATGGTGTGTTCAATGTCGTTCAGGGTGATGGTCGTGTTGGTCAAATGCTAACGGCTCACCCTGATATTGCCAAAGTATCGTTTACTGGCGAGGTGGGCACAGGTAAGAAAGTGATGAGCGCAAGCGCACAAACACTTAAATCCGTTACGATGGAACTGGGTGGCAAATCTCCCCTACTGATCTTTGACGATGCTGACGTGACTCAAGCCGTTTCTGCAGCGATGATGGCCAACTTCTATACTCAAGGTGAAGTATGTACTAACGGAACCCGCGTCTTTGTACACGAGAAGATCTATGACCAATTTGTTGATCAACTTAAAACTCGCACAGAGAAACTGATCATTGGCGATCCGATGAATATGGATACTCAAGTCGGCGCTCTCATCTCAACATCGCACATGAACAAAGTACTTGAGTTCATTGAAAACGGAAAGAACA
This genomic window from Vibrio tritonius contains:
- a CDS encoding multidrug effflux MFS transporter, giving the protein MSLLFITPLLYDAPAFLFILVQQGVLLMVSASPSRFQMVLLTLLVLFSPLAIDIYLPALPMIATTFHVEHELAKLTITGFLFAMGLGQLFAGPLADKYGRRTVALVGITIYAVSAFLCWQAESIEWMLMGRLMQGLGACATSVAAFACVRDLFGPEKSGKMISYLNGAICFIPALAPILGSWLTQHYSWRANFSFMVVFAVVCGTLLWFSMKETNPNQSQTPTFQVSRYWDVVKNPSFLFHAGLCMLSMGVILAYVTSAPLVLMQRLGLSMDQFTFWFGVNAAINIIACLTAPKVMDKLGTHRSIIAGIFLLGIAGTVMVVLSTEQTAWRFMLPIFISSLGFAWILGAAAGKALAPFGDKAGTAAALLGLFQMSGSGLVVALVQSLEMTPYWLIAIQMWLVVPALLVLFSDVGRKWHQWVLEP
- a CDS encoding LysR substrate-binding domain-containing protein, with translation MKVEKLARLDLNLLVCLKVLTEELNVTRAANRLFLSQSAVSKSLAKLREQFDDPLFIRTSHGLKATPKTLFLKPKLDALIHQLDLISQPIEFSPTHSEYHFQIAAVESIYPLLLPHFLPTLFQLGPQLNISTHAWNNDTLKKLQLGELDLGIVGRDVDISDSRITMPLPLDIASEEIYRDHQMCLIRQDHPALKQDWNLESYLDLRHVQVRYDGNDRWLLDYRLADIGRERDIAITVPDHNSAATLCTYTDFVFTAPSHFAHEMVKQKNLVALPLPLAFPPMAYTLLWSQERNSDQALTWLRKLIKSKTAHLQ
- a CDS encoding aminopeptidase P family protein yields the protein MQPFTSQRVEALRSWIAQHQLDAIIIPHEDEYLGEYVPEHNERLHWLTGFTGSAGAAVVSQDKAAIFVDGRYTVQVRKQVPAEIFEYRHLVEQPYLDWLIEQLPAGSKVGFDPRMHRANWLTATQAKLAGDIELVAVDTNPVDELWHDRPAAVVSPMRLMGNELVGESSLAKRQKIAKILQTKKADSVILTELDSICWLLNIRGLDVSRLPVLLSHAILHNTGDVDFFLDPARLAEGFFAHAGEGVRVHHPDELAQQLNALAGKRVIVDPTTSNAWFTLNLQNVGAELIADSDPCLTPKAAKNATEVSGMKACHVRDGAAMVNFLAWLDAQVAAGTELNEALVSDRLQAFREEDPTLADLSFDTISAAVSNAAMCHYNHMNQPEPGKLELNSLYLVDSGGQYIDGTTDITRTVAIGEVSQEMKQQYTLVLKGHIALAKARFPKGTCGHHLDILARQHLWANGYDYDHGTGHGVGHFLSVHEGPQRIGKAVNNFPLQPGMVLSNEPGYYRADGFGIRIENLELVVDVETQGDFDVLGFEALTRCPIDKRAIDTNLLTKPELAWLNHYHQQVWDDVSPLVSQETQAWLREATAPLHHI
- the betI gene encoding transcriptional regulator BetI, with translation MPKVGMPDIRKPQLVKATMTVIERVGLHAASIALISEEAGVSSGIINHYFGGKHGLLEETMRSILREHGATVSKALADLPKTAHKQRILAIVKANFDNYQTQGCVIKTWLAFWSHSMHDKQLMRLQRVNEMRLLSHLLIELKAIFCESHAQNVAHAIAALIDGMWLRAALSPEGLSHNHIESIIENYVETQLLAQQTQY
- the betB gene encoding betaine-aldehyde dehydrogenase yields the protein MEIASLYIHGQACKASSGETFTTYNPATGKVLAVLGQASEQDVQNAINSAHQGFKVWSAMTATERSRILLKAVALLRERNDELAALEVQDTGKPLQEAICVDIATGADVIEYFAGLAPAQEGSQQPLSDSQFYYTRKEPLGICAGIGAWNYPIQIAMWKSAPALAAGNAMIFKPSEETPLTALKLAEIFTEAGVPDGVFNVVQGDGRVGQMLTAHPDIAKVSFTGEVGTGKKVMSASAQTLKSVTMELGGKSPLLIFDDADVTQAVSAAMMANFYTQGEVCTNGTRVFVHEKIYDQFVDQLKTRTEKLIIGDPMNMDTQVGALISTSHMNKVLEFIENGKNSGATLLTGGYQVTTDGLDKGNFVAPTIFTDCNDQMDFVKYEIFGPVMAVLKFSDEDEAISRANNTEYGLAAGVFTQNLPRAHRVIHQLQAGICWINTWGDSPAQMPVGGYKLSGIGRENGVETLNHYTQTKSVLIELNEFVGPYA